The following are encoded in a window of Mycobacteroides chelonae CCUG 47445 genomic DNA:
- a CDS encoding MFS transporter — protein MTPETVPVESAVPRSRIVVASMVGTSIEFFDFYIYATAAVLVFPTLFFPKGDDTAALLSSFATFGLAFVARPVGSMVFGHFGDRIGRKATLVGSLMTMGVATFAIGLLPTFDAVGYWAPALLSLLRFCQGLGLGGEWSGAALLATETAEEGKRGWAAMWPQLGAPIGFFFANGTFLLLMLVMGFDAKTATANHAFLSWGWRVPFLASAVIVVVGLYVRLKLTETPVFTQAIAEGKKVRAPLAEVAKTSWRQLVIGTFVMLATYTIFYVVTTWAASYGTGKVVDKSGVKLAISYVDFLQMQLISVLFLAACVPISGRLADRYGRRPVLLTFTAGIIVFGLSFGWFLDPSTVNKPMMLVFLSVGMALMGFSFGPMSALLPELFPTNVRYTGSGIAYNFASIIGAAVAPFIATWLVHDFGVAWVGVYLSVAGVLTFGALLVARETRGVDLAEV, from the coding sequence ATGACACCGGAGACCGTGCCCGTTGAGTCTGCGGTACCGCGCAGCCGGATCGTCGTCGCCTCCATGGTGGGTACAAGTATCGAGTTCTTCGACTTCTACATCTATGCCACCGCGGCGGTGCTGGTGTTCCCAACGTTGTTCTTTCCCAAGGGGGATGACACCGCGGCGCTGCTGTCGTCGTTCGCGACGTTCGGGTTGGCTTTCGTTGCCCGCCCCGTCGGCTCCATGGTGTTCGGGCATTTCGGCGATCGGATCGGCCGTAAGGCCACCCTCGTCGGATCGCTGATGACCATGGGGGTCGCGACCTTCGCGATCGGGCTGCTGCCGACCTTCGATGCCGTCGGCTACTGGGCGCCCGCGCTGCTCTCACTGTTGCGCTTTTGCCAGGGTCTGGGATTGGGCGGGGAGTGGTCGGGGGCCGCACTGCTGGCGACCGAAACCGCCGAAGAGGGGAAGCGGGGCTGGGCGGCGATGTGGCCACAGCTGGGCGCCCCGATTGGATTCTTCTTCGCCAACGGCACCTTCCTGCTGCTGATGCTCGTCATGGGCTTCGACGCCAAGACGGCTACGGCCAACCATGCGTTCCTGTCCTGGGGTTGGCGAGTCCCATTCCTGGCCAGCGCAGTCATTGTGGTTGTCGGCCTTTATGTCCGGCTCAAACTCACCGAGACGCCCGTCTTCACCCAGGCGATCGCCGAGGGCAAGAAGGTGCGCGCGCCGCTGGCCGAGGTGGCCAAGACCTCGTGGCGCCAGCTGGTGATCGGAACGTTCGTCATGCTGGCGACGTACACGATCTTCTACGTCGTGACGACCTGGGCAGCGTCCTACGGAACGGGGAAGGTAGTCGACAAGTCCGGGGTCAAGCTCGCGATCAGTTACGTCGATTTCCTACAGATGCAGCTGATTTCGGTGCTGTTCCTCGCGGCGTGCGTGCCGATATCCGGACGGCTGGCCGACAGGTATGGCCGCAGGCCGGTGCTGCTGACGTTCACCGCCGGGATCATCGTGTTCGGGCTCTCATTCGGCTGGTTCCTCGACCCCTCGACGGTGAACAAACCGATGATGTTGGTGTTCTTGAGTGTTGGAATGGCATTGATGGGTTTTTCCTTTGGGCCGATGAGCGCCCTGCTGCCCGAGCTGTTCCCCACGAATGTGCGCTACACCGGGTCTGGGATCGCGTACAACTTCGCCTCTATCATCGGAGCCGCCGTCGCGCCGTTCATCGCCACCTGGCTGGTGCACGACTTCGGCGTCGCATGGGTAGGGGTCTACCTATCGGTCGCCGGTGTGTTGACATTCGGCGCATTGCTCGTCGCGCGCGAGACCCGGGGGGTGGATCTCGCCGAGGTCTGA
- a CDS encoding TetR/AcrR family transcriptional regulator, with protein sequence MVEISTKERLVAEAMRLFGEQGYKATSVAQIEKAAGLTPGSGGLYHHFKSKEALLEAGIDRQLDRRRAMRDIRALFGGLGDLRNELTMMGRYLLTVLDEESQLLQIASSVPAGHLARLDTAYAALFDGLYAELTDWVHGWAPDMGKAQAESIGALGVNALLGKRATSTVFRAPTAAIADEDYIAEWTAVLATRIESLR encoded by the coding sequence ATGGTTGAGATTTCCACAAAAGAACGCCTGGTCGCCGAGGCCATGAGGCTCTTTGGCGAGCAGGGGTACAAGGCGACTAGCGTCGCCCAGATCGAGAAGGCGGCCGGTCTTACTCCCGGATCAGGCGGGCTCTATCACCACTTCAAGTCCAAAGAAGCGCTGCTGGAGGCGGGCATCGATCGTCAGCTCGATCGCCGGCGCGCGATGCGTGACATTCGCGCGCTATTTGGTGGACTCGGTGACCTGCGTAACGAACTCACCATGATGGGTCGCTACCTGCTGACCGTGCTCGATGAGGAGTCGCAGCTGCTGCAGATCGCATCGAGTGTTCCGGCCGGTCACCTGGCCCGGCTCGATACCGCCTATGCCGCACTCTTCGATGGCCTCTACGCCGAGCTCACCGACTGGGTGCATGGCTGGGCCCCGGACATGGGCAAGGCGCAAGCGGAATCGATTGGGGCGCTGGGCGTCAACGCACTTTTGGGCAAGCGTGCGACCAGTACGGTTTTTCGGGCGCCGACCGCCGCCATCGCCGACGAGGACTACATCGCGGAATGGACGGCTGTACTGGCTACCAGGATCGAATCGCTGCGCTAG
- a CDS encoding ABC1 kinase family protein, producing the protein MTEDLVPRGRIRRTMPLAGFTARAAGGRLVAGLREKAGDTGAVDRFHEKTAERYTELLGHSKGVLMKAGQIFSSIDTSAMGDGRISPYERAMAKLQTQSPPMDPALARRIIESELGLSVDKAYAEFTDEPISSASIGQVHLAVLHDGRKVAVKIQYPGVAQAIQEDLANTELVTTFLRTFLSLLGRSVAIDLRATAEDISERIAEELDYRREVANIASFHELFRGHPFIRVPEAVPELSSDRVLTMTYVDGIGWAQAQQSSRELKDTWGEALWRFSLSPLQHASAFYTDLHPGNYRFGLDGSIGIVDFGSVKIIPERLRLAWIQMIVANLQKRIGDLHSIMTEAGFIPAGSTMTTDEVHRWMDQNNPDVVGPQPVTYTAQLVNRNMATLDTSSPNSLSARIALPPDLIYFVRVPLGVRSTLSKLGATVDARAVVEDMTGVAEPTTALGVRHVAWVRERGLPFGLEPRDPSKIGVQL; encoded by the coding sequence ATGACAGAGGACCTGGTTCCCCGGGGCCGCATCCGGCGCACGATGCCGCTGGCGGGATTCACCGCCCGGGCCGCGGGCGGCCGACTGGTCGCAGGCTTGCGCGAGAAGGCCGGAGACACCGGCGCCGTGGATCGCTTCCATGAAAAGACCGCCGAGCGTTACACCGAACTACTCGGCCACTCCAAGGGCGTCCTGATGAAGGCCGGCCAGATCTTCTCGAGCATCGACACGAGTGCGATGGGTGATGGACGCATCTCCCCGTACGAGCGAGCGATGGCCAAGCTGCAGACCCAGTCACCGCCCATGGACCCCGCGTTGGCGCGGAGGATCATCGAATCCGAGCTCGGGCTGTCGGTGGACAAGGCATACGCCGAGTTCACCGACGAGCCGATATCGTCGGCATCCATAGGCCAGGTCCATCTCGCCGTCCTTCATGACGGCCGCAAGGTCGCCGTCAAGATTCAGTATCCCGGTGTGGCCCAGGCCATTCAGGAAGATCTCGCGAACACCGAACTCGTCACGACCTTCCTGCGGACCTTTCTGTCCCTGCTCGGTCGCAGCGTCGCCATTGACCTGCGCGCGACGGCCGAAGACATTTCGGAACGGATCGCCGAAGAACTCGACTATCGCCGCGAGGTCGCCAACATCGCCTCATTCCACGAGCTGTTCCGTGGGCATCCCTTCATCCGAGTCCCCGAGGCCGTGCCGGAGCTATCCAGCGACCGGGTACTCACCATGACCTACGTGGACGGGATCGGCTGGGCGCAGGCTCAGCAGTCCAGCCGTGAACTCAAAGACACGTGGGGAGAGGCGCTGTGGAGATTCAGCCTCTCCCCTCTGCAACACGCCTCGGCGTTCTACACGGACCTGCACCCGGGGAACTACCGGTTCGGCCTCGACGGATCGATCGGGATCGTCGACTTCGGGTCCGTGAAGATCATTCCCGAACGCCTGCGCCTGGCATGGATACAAATGATCGTCGCCAACCTGCAGAAAAGAATCGGGGACCTGCACTCGATCATGACCGAAGCCGGGTTCATACCCGCCGGATCCACCATGACGACCGATGAAGTGCACCGGTGGATGGACCAGAACAATCCGGATGTTGTTGGTCCGCAACCTGTTACCTATACGGCCCAACTGGTCAACCGGAATATGGCCACCCTGGACACCAGCAGCCCGAACTCACTGTCTGCACGCATCGCGCTGCCGCCCGATCTCATCTACTTCGTCCGGGTTCCGCTGGGTGTGCGGTCAACCCTGTCCAAATTGGGTGCCACGGTGGACGCCCGCGCAGTCGTCGAAGACATGACCGGTGTCGCCGAGCCCACCACTGCGCTCGGGGTACGACATGTGGCATGGGTGCGGGAGCGCGGGCTGCCGTTCGGATTGGAGCCGCGAGACCCGTCAAAGATTGGTGTCCAGCTGTGA
- a CDS encoding ABC1 kinase family protein: MSDNPIPRGRIRRTMPLAGFTARAAGGRLVAGLREKAGDTGAVERFHERTAERYTELLGHSKGVLMKAGQIFSVADIASHGYNQLSPYQNALTRLQADAPPMHPLLARQALEEDLGRSVEELFSEFSDDPIAAASIGQVHRATLHDGRPVAVKVQYPGVAQAIEHDLSNAELMATFLRFATGIAGPRPQLDHRLMADEVAARISEELDYRHEAANIRAFAALYADHPFIRIPEVISEASGNRVLTMTYLDGLDWMAAQRAEQDLKDVWVETIWRFSTGSFRHANLFHADPHPGNYRFGMDGSVGFVDFGCIKVVPESLRYRLVQMIRAAAEERREDLRQLMVDAGYFAADSSLSAHDVFQWLGATVQDIRGPQPVTFTREISNSATRSLLNFQTLHQMSIPSDLVFLARINLNISALSATLNATVHTHALLDDLDGVAEAISPLGKQHVGWVRERGLPFGLDHHDHC; the protein is encoded by the coding sequence GTGAGCGACAATCCCATCCCGCGCGGCCGAATCCGGCGCACCATGCCGCTGGCCGGCTTCACCGCCCGAGCCGCAGGCGGGCGACTCGTCGCGGGCCTGCGCGAAAAGGCCGGGGACACCGGCGCCGTCGAACGGTTCCACGAACGCACCGCCGAGCGCTACACCGAACTACTCGGACACTCCAAGGGCGTCCTGATGAAGGCCGGCCAAATCTTCTCGGTCGCCGATATCGCATCCCACGGCTACAACCAGCTTTCCCCATATCAAAACGCCTTGACGCGCCTGCAGGCTGACGCACCGCCCATGCATCCCTTGTTGGCGCGCCAGGCCCTCGAAGAAGATCTTGGGAGATCCGTCGAAGAACTCTTCTCCGAATTCAGCGATGATCCGATCGCCGCGGCGTCGATCGGCCAGGTGCATCGAGCGACCCTTCACGATGGTCGCCCGGTCGCCGTCAAGGTCCAGTATCCCGGTGTGGCACAAGCCATCGAGCACGATCTATCGAACGCGGAGCTGATGGCCACTTTCCTGCGCTTCGCAACAGGTATTGCCGGGCCTCGGCCACAACTGGACCATCGACTCATGGCCGACGAGGTGGCCGCACGCATCTCCGAGGAGTTGGACTATCGGCACGAAGCGGCGAATATCAGGGCCTTCGCGGCGCTCTACGCGGACCATCCCTTTATCCGGATACCCGAGGTGATATCTGAAGCGTCCGGCAATCGGGTGCTCACCATGACCTATCTGGACGGCCTGGATTGGATGGCCGCACAACGGGCGGAACAGGACCTCAAAGATGTTTGGGTGGAGACGATCTGGCGTTTCAGCACCGGATCATTTCGGCACGCGAATCTGTTTCACGCCGACCCGCATCCGGGCAACTATCGGTTCGGGATGGACGGGTCCGTCGGTTTTGTCGACTTCGGCTGCATCAAGGTGGTGCCCGAGTCCTTGCGCTATCGGCTCGTGCAGATGATTCGCGCGGCCGCCGAGGAACGCCGCGAAGACCTACGCCAGCTGATGGTCGATGCCGGATACTTCGCCGCCGACTCCTCGCTGTCAGCTCACGATGTCTTTCAGTGGCTCGGGGCAACCGTGCAGGACATCCGGGGCCCTCAGCCGGTGACATTCACCCGTGAGATATCGAACAGCGCGACCCGTTCCCTGCTGAACTTCCAGACGCTGCATCAGATGTCGATCCCCAGCGATCTGGTGTTCCTGGCCCGGATCAATCTGAACATCAGCGCGCTCTCGGCAACGCTCAACGCGACAGTGCACACGCACGCGCTGCTCGATGATCTCGATGGTGTGGCCGAAGCCATTTCCCCGCTAGGTAAACAGCATGTCGGATGGGTCCGCGAGCGAGGCCTGCCCTTCGGATTGGATCACCATGACCACTGCTAA
- a CDS encoding cytochrome P450 → MTTANPIAPRIPWDSRDPYRYYENLRARGDVVWDENAGTWVVLGYHPAREVLGGTGWSSDPLASPQMRASAPEYLDLSDFGRNMLFVDGPDHTELRGAVRDVFTPGFIAGLREGVQSITAQVVEYPQAGETFDFMTDIALPLPIAIIGEWLGLDDAASAVLRQESPVIIQMLGAFADVETVLAGTSAGATLATELLPLAADRRVHPGDDLLSLIASDINLSLEDVVTMALMIAIAGHETTANLLGASMLRLLAPRPHGLRLADEIDPDDPAVVTELLRLDGPVQGTARVATKDHNLAGHMIREGQTVLIAIAAANRDPQVFVDPAEFRLGRKSTPPLAFGYGAHHCLGSALAKLETTVAIGEILARGPEVIGPVSWRDAPAIRGPRSIPMRFHR, encoded by the coding sequence ATGACCACTGCTAACCCCATCGCACCCCGGATTCCCTGGGATTCAAGGGATCCCTACCGCTACTACGAAAACCTGCGGGCCCGCGGCGACGTGGTCTGGGACGAGAATGCCGGAACCTGGGTGGTTCTGGGTTACCACCCGGCCCGCGAGGTACTGGGTGGCACCGGATGGTCGAGCGATCCCCTCGCCAGCCCGCAGATGCGGGCCTCGGCCCCCGAGTACCTCGACCTGTCCGACTTCGGCAGAAACATGCTCTTCGTCGACGGACCCGACCACACCGAGCTCAGGGGCGCCGTCCGCGACGTATTCACCCCGGGGTTCATCGCCGGCCTGCGCGAAGGCGTGCAATCCATCACCGCTCAGGTCGTCGAATATCCGCAAGCTGGAGAAACTTTCGACTTCATGACCGATATCGCCCTGCCGTTGCCGATCGCGATCATCGGCGAGTGGCTCGGCCTGGACGATGCGGCGTCAGCCGTCCTTCGCCAGGAGTCGCCGGTCATCATCCAGATGCTCGGGGCCTTCGCCGACGTCGAGACTGTCCTCGCCGGCACCTCCGCGGGCGCGACCCTCGCTACCGAACTTCTGCCGCTGGCCGCGGACCGCCGCGTACACCCCGGAGATGACCTTCTCAGCCTGATCGCATCCGATATCAACCTGTCGCTGGAAGACGTGGTGACCATGGCGTTGATGATCGCCATCGCGGGTCATGAGACGACGGCAAACCTACTGGGCGCGAGCATGCTTCGTCTGCTTGCCCCACGCCCCCACGGCCTTCGGCTGGCCGACGAGATCGACCCCGACGACCCGGCGGTCGTTACCGAACTGCTCCGGCTCGACGGTCCGGTGCAGGGCACCGCGCGCGTTGCGACCAAGGACCACAATCTGGCCGGGCACATGATCCGGGAGGGCCAGACGGTGCTCATCGCGATTGCCGCCGCAAACCGCGATCCGCAGGTGTTCGTCGATCCCGCGGAGTTCCGGCTGGGCCGCAAGAGCACCCCGCCGCTGGCCTTCGGATATGGCGCACACCATTGCCTGGGCTCGGCGTTGGCCAAGCTGGAGACCACGGTGGCCATCGGTGAAATCCTGGCGCGCGGACCCGAGGTGATTGGCCCCGTCAGCTGGAGGGATGCCCCCGCCATCCGGGGACCGCGCAGCATCCCCATGCGGTTTCACAGGTAG
- a CDS encoding ArsR/SmtB family transcription factor, translated as MLRLIFTANDLALTRFLPMPAPLLEMKFATRALRQGIRTPWGERWRCRALAAFPIAAAPGRTVVSHFSWSLSPTVLGDSFDEGMRSIEKLNRQQALAELAVFGRGPTEGAGAPPYLRHAIAGDREATVALGRMTKGAYKAVLEPYWPDIQANHQIELVRQGRVMARHGVRAALGKIVPGARWNGDCLEIDSPQRTTIALRGRGIVLTPSVFWAGPPLVGELGEQPVVLAYPAPIDLTLSVGAESDPLAAILGSTRAAVLRVLTAEHTTGDIARNLGISPASASEHTSALRQARLVRSRRDGKAVIHDATALGLDLIDANRL; from the coding sequence GTGTTGCGACTCATCTTCACGGCGAATGACCTTGCTTTGACGAGGTTTCTGCCCATGCCTGCGCCCTTGTTGGAGATGAAGTTCGCGACACGAGCACTACGGCAAGGTATTCGCACACCGTGGGGCGAGCGGTGGCGTTGTCGCGCACTGGCAGCATTTCCCATCGCGGCAGCACCGGGACGTACAGTGGTGAGCCACTTTTCGTGGTCACTGTCGCCCACCGTGCTGGGCGACAGCTTCGATGAGGGTATGCGGTCCATCGAAAAGCTGAATCGGCAGCAGGCGCTGGCAGAGTTGGCCGTCTTCGGGCGCGGCCCCACCGAAGGTGCCGGGGCGCCACCGTATCTCCGGCATGCCATCGCCGGTGATCGCGAAGCCACTGTGGCATTGGGGCGCATGACGAAAGGCGCCTACAAAGCGGTGCTGGAACCGTACTGGCCCGACATCCAGGCGAACCATCAGATTGAACTCGTCCGGCAGGGACGCGTGATGGCGCGCCACGGTGTGCGGGCCGCCCTCGGCAAGATTGTCCCCGGCGCACGATGGAATGGCGACTGCCTTGAGATCGACAGTCCCCAACGCACCACCATCGCGCTGCGTGGCCGCGGCATCGTGTTGACGCCAAGCGTTTTCTGGGCGGGACCACCCCTGGTCGGTGAGCTCGGCGAGCAGCCGGTCGTCCTGGCGTACCCCGCCCCCATCGATTTGACCCTCAGTGTCGGTGCTGAATCCGACCCACTCGCGGCAATACTCGGATCGACCCGAGCCGCGGTACTGCGCGTGCTGACCGCGGAGCACACCACCGGTGATATCGCCCGCAACCTCGGGATCAGCCCCGCATCAGCGTCCGAACACACCTCGGCGCTGAGGCAAGCACGCTTGGTACGCAGCCGCCGTGACGGTAAGGCGGTCATCCACGACGCCACCGCCCTGGGCCTTGACCTGATCGATGCAAACCGCCTGTAG